A stretch of the uncultured Cohaesibacter sp. genome encodes the following:
- the araA gene encoding L-arabinose isomerase, which yields MIALKELKFWFICGSQHLYGAEALGEVAQNARTVVDGLSKDGRLVLPIEFAGVGTTSDEITDMCRRASADPTCGGVILWMHTFSPAKMWIRGLSQLTKPVLHLHTQLNADLPWDSIDMDYMNLHQAAHGDREAGFMHSRLGLSRKVVVGHWSESDVQERIDSWMRAARAWHDWQGARFCRFGDNMRDVAVTEGDKVGAEMAFGFAVDGWGVGDLVDRMADISQADVEALVAEYETLYDLVPALQAGGEKRASLLDAARQELGMEAFLTEGGYTGFCHTFQDLHGLDQLPGLAPQRLMAKGYGFAGEGDWKTPALVRAMKVMGHGLTGATSFMEDYTYDLKPGAEKVLGAHMLEICPTIAVDKPQLEIHPLGIGGKADPVRLVFNARKGSALNACVVDLGTRFRLIVNKVKAVDHPDLPNLPVARAVWECAPDFKTACTSWILAGGSHHTAYSYDVTPEMLDDFATIAGIEMALIDEDTEVSRFKQDLRMNDVYWHLSKGFRA from the coding sequence ATGATTGCACTTAAAGAATTGAAATTCTGGTTCATTTGCGGATCGCAGCATCTGTATGGCGCGGAAGCCTTGGGGGAAGTTGCCCAGAATGCCCGCACGGTTGTTGATGGGCTCAGCAAGGACGGACGTCTGGTTCTGCCGATTGAATTTGCCGGCGTTGGCACCACGTCTGATGAAATCACCGATATGTGCCGGCGGGCCTCTGCCGATCCGACCTGCGGTGGTGTCATTCTTTGGATGCATACTTTCTCGCCTGCCAAAATGTGGATCCGCGGCCTGTCCCAACTGACCAAGCCGGTGCTGCATTTGCACACCCAGCTCAATGCAGACTTGCCGTGGGACAGCATCGATATGGACTATATGAACCTGCATCAGGCAGCCCATGGCGACCGGGAAGCGGGCTTCATGCATTCACGTCTGGGCCTTAGCCGCAAGGTGGTGGTGGGCCACTGGTCAGAGTCAGATGTGCAGGAGCGGATCGACAGCTGGATGCGTGCGGCACGGGCTTGGCACGATTGGCAGGGCGCTCGTTTCTGCCGTTTTGGTGACAATATGCGTGATGTTGCCGTCACCGAAGGGGACAAGGTCGGCGCGGAAATGGCCTTCGGCTTCGCGGTCGATGGATGGGGCGTTGGCGACTTGGTCGACCGGATGGCCGATATTTCGCAGGCGGATGTCGAGGCGCTGGTTGCCGAATATGAAACGCTTTATGATCTGGTGCCTGCCTTGCAGGCGGGGGGCGAAAAGCGCGCTTCCCTGCTCGATGCAGCACGTCAGGAATTGGGCATGGAAGCTTTCCTTACCGAGGGTGGCTATACCGGCTTTTGTCATACCTTCCAGGATCTGCATGGACTTGACCAACTGCCCGGTCTTGCGCCGCAGCGGCTGATGGCCAAGGGCTACGGCTTTGCAGGGGAAGGGGACTGGAAAACACCCGCTCTCGTTCGTGCGATGAAGGTGATGGGCCATGGACTGACCGGGGCGACTTCCTTCATGGAAGATTATACCTATGACCTCAAGCCCGGCGCCGAGAAGGTGCTTGGTGCCCATATGCTGGAAATTTGCCCGACAATTGCCGTCGACAAGCCGCAATTGGAAATTCATCCGCTTGGTATTGGCGGCAAGGCCGATCCGGTGCGGCTGGTCTTCAATGCACGCAAGGGGAGTGCGCTCAATGCCTGTGTCGTTGATCTGGGAACACGCTTCCGGCTGATCGTCAACAAGGTGAAGGCAGTAGACCATCCGGATTTGCCGAATTTGCCGGTTGCCCGCGCGGTCTGGGAATGTGCGCCTGACTTTAAAACCGCCTGCACCTCATGGATTTTGGCAGGTGGCTCGCACCACACGGCTTACAGCTATGATGTGACGCCGGAAATGCTCGATGATTTTGCCACGATTGCCGGGATAGAAATGGCGTTGATCGATGAAGATACCGAAGTGTCGCGCTTCAAGCAGGATTTGCGGATGAATGACGTTTATTGGCATCTTTCCAAAGGATTCCGGGCCTAA
- the chvE gene encoding multiple monosaccharide ABC transporter substrate-binding protein yields MALAAGLSLSSGSTIAADGFVGIAMPTQSSSRWISDGQSMVKQFEEAGYKTDLQYAEDDIANQLRQVETMILKGVDALVIAAIDGTTLSAALDLAAESGIKVIAYDRLIRDSGNVDYYATFDNFQVGVLQASSLVEGLDVANAKGPLNIELFGGSPDDNNAYFFYNGAMSVLQPLIDEGKLVVQSGQFGMDKVGTLRWDGSVAQARMDNLLSAFYTDKRIDGVLSPYDGLSIGILSSLKGVGYGSGDMKMPIVTGQDAEIPSIKSMLANEQYSTVFKDTRELARVTVGMVEALLKGGEPEINDTKTYDNGVKVVPSYLLKPVDVNRSNWEEILIGSGYYTMDQIK; encoded by the coding sequence ATGGCCTTGGCAGCAGGATTGTCTCTGTCCAGTGGGTCAACTATTGCCGCAGACGGCTTTGTCGGTATCGCAATGCCAACCCAGTCTTCATCGCGTTGGATTTCTGATGGCCAGTCAATGGTCAAGCAGTTTGAAGAGGCTGGTTACAAAACTGACCTGCAATATGCTGAAGACGATATTGCCAACCAGCTGCGTCAGGTTGAAACCATGATCTTGAAAGGGGTCGACGCGCTTGTGATTGCTGCTATCGATGGCACGACATTGTCGGCTGCTCTCGATCTGGCCGCTGAATCCGGTATCAAGGTCATCGCCTATGATCGCCTGATCCGTGATTCCGGCAATGTTGACTACTATGCCACGTTCGACAACTTCCAGGTTGGCGTCCTGCAGGCATCTTCGCTGGTTGAAGGTCTGGATGTTGCCAATGCCAAAGGTCCGCTGAATATCGAATTGTTCGGTGGTTCCCCAGACGATAACAACGCTTACTTCTTCTATAATGGTGCCATGTCGGTGTTGCAGCCGCTGATCGACGAAGGCAAACTGGTTGTGCAGTCCGGTCAGTTTGGCATGGATAAAGTCGGCACACTGCGTTGGGATGGTTCCGTGGCTCAGGCCCGTATGGACAACCTGCTTTCCGCTTTCTACACCGACAAACGTATCGACGGCGTGCTGTCTCCTTATGACGGCCTGTCCATCGGTATCCTGTCTTCGCTCAAAGGCGTTGGCTATGGCTCCGGCGACATGAAAATGCCGATCGTCACTGGTCAGGATGCAGAAATTCCATCCATCAAATCCATGTTGGCAAATGAGCAATATTCGACCGTCTTCAAGGATACCCGTGAATTGGCCCGTGTGACCGTTGGCATGGTTGAAGCTCTGCTCAAAGGTGGCGAGCCGGAAATCAACGACACCAAAACCTACGACAATGGTGTGAAAGTTGTTCCTTCCTACCTGCTGAAACCTGTCGATGTGAACCGTAGCAACTGGGAAGAAATCCTGATTGGCTCCGGCTACTACACAATGGATCAGATCAAATAG
- the mmsA gene encoding multiple monosaccharide ABC transporter ATP-binding protein produces MMTTILEMRDITKTFPGVKALSDVNLSVSEAEIHALVGENGAGKSTLMKVLSGVYPYGSYEGDIVYRGEVQQFNDIVDSEEKGIIIIHQELALVPLLSIAENIFLGNEPAKYGIIDWPTAHMRSAELLKKVGLDEPTGSLIANLGVGKQQLVEIAKALSKQVKLLILDEPTSSLNESDSDALLELLLEFKRQGIASILISHKLNEVVKVADKITVLRDGQTVSTLDCDKSEEMENAIIRDMVGRSLTNRFPQRDAMIGETLLEVKDWNVDHQIRADYHFIKDVSLNVKAGEIVGIAGLMGAGRTELAMSLFGRSYGKNIRGDVSLRGQPADLSTIDKAVEQGVAYVTEDRKQYGLVLENSIRTNITLANLDEVSSGMVLDENKETQVGADYRKKLNIRCKDLQQNVVNLSGGNQQKVVLSKWLFSQPDVLILDEPTRGIDVNAKFEIYTIINQLAEEGKGIIFISSEMPELLGMCDRIYVMNEGRMVGELPAAEASQEKIMRMIIKTQE; encoded by the coding sequence ATTATGACTACCATTCTGGAAATGCGTGACATTACCAAGACCTTCCCTGGTGTGAAGGCTCTGAGCGATGTCAATTTGAGCGTGTCGGAAGCGGAAATCCATGCCCTCGTTGGCGAAAACGGGGCTGGGAAATCCACCCTGATGAAGGTGCTGAGCGGCGTCTATCCTTATGGATCCTACGAAGGCGATATTGTTTATCGCGGCGAGGTCCAGCAGTTTAACGATATTGTCGACAGCGAAGAAAAAGGCATCATCATCATCCATCAGGAGCTGGCATTGGTGCCGCTGCTGTCGATTGCGGAAAACATCTTTCTGGGCAATGAGCCTGCCAAATATGGCATCATCGATTGGCCGACAGCGCATATGCGCTCTGCCGAATTGCTCAAAAAAGTTGGACTGGATGAGCCAACCGGTTCGTTGATTGCCAACCTCGGTGTGGGCAAACAGCAGTTGGTGGAAATCGCCAAGGCTTTGTCAAAGCAGGTTAAATTGCTCATTCTGGATGAGCCGACATCATCGCTGAATGAAAGCGACTCGGATGCGTTGCTGGAACTGCTGCTGGAGTTCAAGCGGCAGGGAATCGCTTCGATCCTGATTTCGCACAAGCTGAATGAAGTGGTGAAAGTGGCTGACAAGATCACCGTTTTGCGCGATGGCCAGACTGTCAGCACCCTTGATTGTGACAAGTCCGAAGAAATGGAAAATGCCATCATCCGCGACATGGTTGGTCGTTCCTTGACCAATCGCTTCCCGCAGCGTGACGCGATGATTGGCGAGACCCTGCTGGAAGTGAAAGACTGGAATGTCGATCATCAGATCCGGGCCGACTATCACTTCATCAAGGATGTTTCGCTCAATGTGAAGGCGGGCGAGATTGTCGGCATTGCCGGATTGATGGGGGCTGGTCGGACAGAATTGGCGATGAGCCTGTTTGGTCGCTCTTATGGCAAGAATATCCGGGGCGATGTCAGTTTGCGCGGACAGCCGGCTGATCTGAGCACCATCGACAAGGCGGTGGAGCAGGGCGTTGCCTATGTGACCGAAGACCGCAAGCAATATGGTCTGGTGCTGGAAAATTCCATTCGTACCAATATCACCCTGGCAAACCTTGATGAGGTGTCTAGCGGTATGGTGCTGGACGAGAACAAAGAAACACAGGTCGGGGCGGACTATCGCAAGAAGCTGAATATTCGCTGCAAGGATTTGCAACAGAATGTCGTCAATCTGTCGGGCGGCAACCAGCAGAAGGTGGTGCTCAGCAAATGGCTGTTTTCCCAGCCGGATGTACTGATCCTCGACGAGCCGACCCGCGGTATCGACGTCAATGCCAAGTTCGAAATCTACACCATCATCAATCAACTGGCTGAAGAGGGGAAGGGTATCATCTTCATCTCATCAGAAATGCCTGAGTTGTTGGGTATGTGCGACCGGATTTACGTCATGAATGAGGGCCGCATGGTGGGTGAATTGCCTGCCGCAGAGGCGAGCCAGGAAAAGATCATGCGGATGATCATCAAGACACAGGAATAG
- the mmsB gene encoding multiple monosaccharide ABC transporter permease, which yields MSKMAKPATGSPEPSESESSGIGKYFKANMREYGLLLALVVVMVFFQVMTGGILMRPLNLTNLILQNSYVVIMAIGMLLIIVAGHIDLSVGSVVGFIGALAAVMIVNYEINAAVTIVVCLAVGGAIGCLQGFWVAYYKIPAFIVTLAGMLVFRGLTLALLEGQSIGPFPVAFQKLSSGFIPDPFGSGRPHILTIVLGLAVSAALLYANIKARNQQRKHGTVAEPFSFFVVKNGLIVFAISYLSYLMAGYKGYPNVLIVMAVLMGIYTFVTSRTTIGRRIYALGGNEKAAKLSGVKTERLTFLAFANMGLLSAFAGLVFAARLNTATPKAGFTFELDVIAAVVVGGASLSGGVGTVTGAIIGAFLMGVMNNGMSIMSIGIDYQQVIKGLVLLAAVIFDVYNKNKAQ from the coding sequence ATGAGTAAAATGGCAAAACCCGCCACTGGATCGCCAGAGCCTTCTGAAAGCGAAAGCAGTGGAATCGGTAAATATTTCAAGGCCAACATGCGCGAATATGGTTTGTTGTTGGCATTGGTCGTCGTGATGGTCTTTTTCCAGGTCATGACAGGTGGCATTCTCATGCGACCGCTCAATCTGACCAACCTGATCCTGCAAAACTCCTATGTTGTTATCATGGCCATCGGCATGCTGCTGATCATCGTGGCGGGTCATATCGACCTGTCGGTCGGCTCGGTGGTTGGTTTCATCGGCGCGCTGGCGGCCGTGATGATCGTCAATTATGAGATCAATGCCGCCGTGACCATCGTGGTTTGTCTGGCGGTTGGCGGCGCGATTGGCTGCTTGCAGGGCTTCTGGGTCGCCTATTATAAAATCCCGGCCTTTATCGTGACTTTGGCTGGCATGCTGGTCTTTCGTGGTCTTACATTGGCTTTGCTTGAAGGACAGTCCATCGGGCCATTCCCGGTTGCTTTTCAGAAGCTGAGCTCTGGCTTTATTCCCGATCCGTTCGGGTCTGGTCGTCCGCATATTCTGACCATTGTCCTTGGTCTGGCGGTCAGCGCGGCTCTGCTTTATGCCAATATCAAAGCCCGCAACCAGCAACGCAAGCATGGCACGGTTGCCGAGCCTTTCTCCTTCTTCGTGGTCAAGAACGGTCTGATCGTCTTTGCGATTTCCTATCTGTCCTATCTGATGGCAGGCTATAAGGGTTATCCCAATGTGCTGATCGTGATGGCAGTCTTGATGGGAATATATACCTTTGTAACGTCGCGGACGACCATCGGCCGTCGGATCTATGCGCTCGGCGGCAATGAAAAAGCGGCCAAGCTGTCCGGGGTCAAGACCGAACGACTGACCTTCCTGGCCTTTGCCAATATGGGCTTGTTGTCAGCCTTTGCCGGGCTGGTCTTTGCCGCGCGCCTCAATACCGCAACCCCGAAAGCCGGGTTCACTTTCGAACTTGATGTGATTGCGGCTGTTGTGGTCGGTGGGGCTTCTCTGTCGGGTGGTGTCGGCACCGTCACCGGGGCGATCATCGGCGCCTTCCTGATGGGCGTGATGAATAACGGCATGTCGATCATGTCGATCGGTATCGATTACCAGCAAGTCATCAAGGGGCTGGTGCTGCTCGCAGCGGTGATCTTCGATGTCTATAACAAAAACAAAGCTCAGTGA
- a CDS encoding L-ribulose-5-phosphate 4-epimerase has translation MLPELRQQVFEANIELNRRGVVLYTWGNVSGIDREAGLVVIKPSGVPYEVMTADDMVVVDLDNKVVWGDKNPSSDTRTHTVLYKAFPKIGGVSHTHSRHAVAWAQARRPIPCLGTTQADYCAGPVPCTAPLSPQEVERDYESATGDAIVRRFEGLDPVAVPMVLLAGHGPFAWGCDAAESVRNAVILEEIAHMATISATISNPLQPLEDYVLDYHYQRKHGKNAWYGQK, from the coding sequence ATGTTGCCTGAACTGCGACAACAGGTTTTTGAAGCCAATATCGAGCTTAATCGACGGGGCGTGGTGCTTTATACATGGGGCAATGTTTCCGGTATCGACCGGGAGGCAGGATTGGTGGTGATCAAGCCATCGGGTGTGCCCTATGAGGTGATGACGGCTGACGATATGGTCGTGGTCGATCTCGATAACAAGGTTGTCTGGGGCGACAAGAACCCCTCTTCGGATACCCGTACCCATACGGTGCTTTACAAGGCTTTCCCCAAGATTGGTGGCGTTAGTCATACGCATTCCCGGCACGCGGTCGCGTGGGCGCAGGCGCGCCGTCCGATCCCCTGTCTTGGTACGACACAGGCTGATTATTGTGCCGGTCCCGTTCCGTGCACGGCTCCGCTTAGTCCTCAAGAGGTCGAGCGGGACTATGAGAGCGCAACGGGTGATGCGATCGTGCGGCGCTTTGAAGGCTTGGATCCGGTTGCGGTGCCAATGGTTCTGTTGGCAGGGCACGGTCCCTTTGCCTGGGGGTGTGATGCGGCCGAGTCCGTGCGCAATGCGGTGATCCTTGAGGAAATCGCCCATATGGCGACCATCTCGGCGACCATTTCCAACCCATTGCAGCCATTGGAGGATTATGTCCTCGATTATCATTATCAGCGCAAGCACGGCAAGAATGCCTGGTATGGCCAGAAATAG
- the yjfF gene encoding galactofuranose ABC transporter, permease protein YjfF: MIKSPRFPLYMTIATFFLAYLLCIWQYPNMLSTRVVSNLLTDNAFLGITAVGMTFVILSGGIDLSVGSVIAFTGVFLAVILRETSIHPLAAFALVLSITIAFGAAIGAIVHFLEMPPFIVTLAGMFLMRGMAYVLSTDSVPITHEFYDVLQSVYWKAPGGGRFRLIGGLMLLVFIGAMMVLHRTRFGKNVYALGGGQQTAQLMGVPIARTTIQIYAVSGGLAGLAGIVYSLYTSAGYSLATVGVELDAIAAVVIGGTLLSGGTGFVAGTFFGILIMGLIQTYIVFDGTLSSWWTKIVIGILLFTFIMLQKGLGWATTVRKRPATKFAT, encoded by the coding sequence ATGATCAAGTCGCCCCGATTCCCTCTCTATATGACGATTGCGACCTTCTTTCTCGCCTATCTCCTGTGCATCTGGCAGTATCCCAACATGCTGTCCACCCGGGTCGTTTCCAATCTGCTGACAGATAATGCCTTTCTTGGCATCACGGCTGTCGGGATGACCTTTGTTATCCTGTCGGGCGGGATTGACCTCTCGGTTGGCTCGGTGATTGCCTTCACCGGGGTGTTTCTTGCGGTCATTCTGCGCGAGACATCGATTCACCCGCTGGCTGCCTTTGCCTTGGTGCTGTCCATCACCATCGCCTTTGGGGCAGCGATTGGGGCGATTGTGCATTTTCTTGAGATGCCGCCCTTTATTGTCACGTTGGCGGGGATGTTCCTGATGCGCGGCATGGCGTATGTCCTCTCCACGGATTCTGTTCCTATTACCCACGAATTTTACGATGTGCTGCAGTCGGTCTATTGGAAAGCACCAGGCGGTGGTCGCTTCCGGTTGATTGGGGGGCTGATGCTGCTGGTCTTCATCGGTGCGATGATGGTGTTGCACCGGACCCGATTTGGCAAAAATGTCTATGCCTTGGGTGGCGGCCAGCAAACTGCGCAATTGATGGGCGTGCCGATTGCCCGAACAACAATCCAGATTTATGCGGTTTCCGGCGGTCTGGCCGGTCTTGCGGGGATTGTCTATTCGCTTTATACGTCTGCAGGCTACTCTCTTGCGACCGTCGGGGTTGAACTCGACGCCATCGCGGCGGTGGTGATTGGTGGTACGTTGTTGAGTGGTGGAACCGGATTTGTCGCCGGGACATTCTTTGGTATTCTGATCATGGGCCTGATTCAGACCTACATCGTCTTCGACGGCACCTTGTCGAGTTGGTGGACCAAAATCGTGATCGGCATTCTGCTCTTCACCTTCATCATGTTGCAGAAAGGCTTGGGTTGGGCAACGACAGTGCGAAAACGACCGGCAACAAAATTCGCGACCTGA
- a CDS encoding FadR/GntR family transcriptional regulator — MNFASAAGTPQQAFSNTSKVVDQLGTAIVCGDYAEGTMIPLDPDLEEMFGVSRTVIREAKKTLVGKGLLQSKAKVGTRVRPAADWSMFDPDVLRWHASLRKPGPFLEELFEIRLILEPAAAGHVAGRADDIENLHLTRLAEKMFVAQDPLGFARANVAFHTAILDLSGNRFLSSLGDMVQTALFSIYLRSETRDPLISGQPSKVQLDGLDDYGTLLKAIRSSQPEEAEDAMRRIILRAKDTVQ, encoded by the coding sequence ATGAATTTTGCCTCCGCTGCCGGTACCCCTCAACAGGCCTTCAGCAACACTAGCAAGGTTGTTGACCAGCTAGGAACTGCTATCGTCTGCGGCGATTATGCCGAGGGAACGATGATCCCGCTCGATCCGGACTTGGAAGAAATGTTTGGTGTCTCCCGCACCGTCATTCGGGAAGCAAAAAAGACGCTGGTCGGCAAGGGATTGCTGCAGTCAAAAGCCAAGGTAGGGACAAGGGTGCGCCCTGCGGCCGACTGGTCGATGTTCGATCCCGATGTGTTGCGTTGGCATGCCTCCCTGCGCAAGCCCGGACCGTTCCTTGAGGAATTGTTCGAAATCAGGCTCATCCTGGAGCCTGCGGCCGCTGGCCATGTGGCCGGGCGGGCAGATGATATTGAAAATCTGCATTTGACCCGCCTTGCCGAGAAAATGTTTGTTGCCCAAGATCCCCTTGGTTTTGCGCGGGCCAATGTTGCCTTTCATACAGCCATTTTGGATCTGTCGGGTAACCGCTTCCTGTCCTCGCTCGGCGATATGGTGCAAACCGCACTCTTTTCTATTTATCTGCGCAGCGAAACCCGCGATCCCTTGATATCAGGTCAGCCCTCCAAGGTGCAGCTTGATGGCCTTGATGATTATGGCACCTTGCTCAAAGCGATCCGTTCAAGTCAGCCTGAAGAGGCGGAAGACGCCATGCGACGGATCATTTTGCGGGCCAAAGACACTGTGCAATAA
- a CDS encoding ABC transporter permease: MIIESLKRIAPQLIILGAVLLLNFIVFPGFFTIEFQNGRLFGNLVDVMNRGAPVAMLAVGMTLVIATRGIDLSVGAVMAIAGAVAASVVAGGAPWSVALLAALIAGLMCGLWNGVLVSFFKIQPIVATLVLMVAGRGIAQLITEGTILTFNDPGLIHLGSGTVLGVPTPILIWLFIGAFVTFAVRKTALGMLIEAIGINETSSRLAGINSRVLLLAVYLVSGFCAALAGVVVAADIKGADANNAGLWMELDAILAVVIGGNSLLGGRFSIVASLLGALIIQSVNSVILLSGMPPEFNLVIKAFLIIAILFIQSPAVRHAIYLFRASDDSNAPEDANRHVNSSAKESLS; the protein is encoded by the coding sequence ATGATCATCGAGAGCCTAAAGCGGATTGCACCGCAATTGATCATTTTGGGCGCTGTGTTGCTGCTCAATTTCATCGTTTTTCCGGGCTTCTTTACTATCGAATTCCAGAATGGTCGCCTGTTTGGCAATCTGGTGGATGTGATGAACAGGGGCGCGCCAGTTGCCATGTTGGCCGTCGGGATGACCCTGGTTATCGCCACGCGCGGCATTGATCTTTCCGTGGGGGCAGTGATGGCAATCGCTGGGGCGGTTGCCGCCTCGGTGGTTGCCGGCGGGGCTCCCTGGTCGGTGGCTTTGCTGGCCGCATTGATTGCGGGGCTGATGTGCGGGCTGTGGAACGGCGTTTTGGTGTCATTCTTCAAGATCCAGCCAATTGTTGCGACGCTCGTTCTGATGGTCGCTGGACGTGGGATTGCCCAGCTGATTACCGAAGGGACCATTCTGACCTTCAATGACCCCGGGCTTATTCATTTGGGATCTGGCACCGTGCTTGGGGTGCCAACACCGATCCTGATTTGGTTGTTCATTGGTGCCTTTGTCACCTTTGCGGTGCGCAAAACCGCGCTTGGCATGTTGATCGAAGCAATCGGCATCAATGAAACCTCGTCGCGTCTTGCCGGGATCAATAGCCGGGTTCTGTTGCTTGCTGTTTATCTGGTGTCCGGTTTCTGCGCGGCGTTGGCCGGTGTGGTGGTGGCTGCCGATATCAAGGGGGCTGATGCCAACAATGCCGGGCTATGGATGGAACTTGATGCCATTCTGGCTGTGGTGATCGGTGGCAATTCGCTGCTTGGTGGGCGCTTTTCGATTGTTGCGTCCCTGCTTGGAGCGCTGATCATTCAGTCGGTCAATTCGGTCATTCTGCTGTCCGGCATGCCGCCTGAATTCAATCTGGTGATCAAGGCTTTCCTGATCATTGCCATCCTGTTCATCCAGTCGCCCGCTGTGCGCCATGCCATCTATTTGTTCCGTGCGTCCGATGATAGCAATGCGCCGGAGGATGCAAACCGGCACGTCAATTCCAGTGCAAAGGAAAGTCTGTCATGA